A DNA window from bacterium contains the following coding sequences:
- a CDS encoding alpha/beta hydrolase, whose translation MLKHTSIGNGPPIVLLPSMLGTIDSEWRNYMKPIADLGYTVIAIDWPGHAQSDMTKSFTFRVLTEELEALFQSLKTEPAVIFGYSMGGYAAIHYALKHPTRVVAIWMHGTKFYWSGEEAENMSAELDLAWMEENKPERLERLRAVHGDNLETLMPWLAKMVLNLPDTGLTEFELEDFKTPVLVSVGDRDELVPVNEAGDLADALPNGQLAVFPDTNHPFQSAREHLVLTVIKDFLNRLD comes from the coding sequence ATGCTAAAACACACCTCCATCGGTAACGGCCCGCCGATTGTCCTGTTGCCCTCCATGCTCGGCACAATTGATTCCGAGTGGCGCAACTACATGAAGCCCATCGCCGACCTCGGCTATACGGTGATTGCCATTGATTGGCCCGGCCATGCGCAGAGCGATATGACCAAGTCGTTCACCTTCCGCGTGCTCACCGAAGAACTCGAAGCGCTGTTCCAGTCGCTCAAGACTGAACCCGCCGTGATCTTCGGCTATTCGATGGGCGGCTATGCGGCGATTCACTATGCGCTCAAACACCCGACGCGCGTCGTCGCCATCTGGATGCACGGCACCAAGTTCTACTGGTCGGGCGAAGAGGCCGAAAACATGTCAGCCGAACTTGATCTGGCCTGGATGGAAGAGAATAAGCCCGAGCGCCTCGAACGTCTGCGCGCGGTGCACGGCGACAATCTCGAAACCCTCATGCCGTGGCTGGCCAAGATGGTTTTGAATCTACCGGACACCGGCTTGACCGAATTCGAATTGGAAGACTTCAAGACACCGGTGCTCGTCTCCGTTGGCGACCGCGACGAACTCGTCCCCGTCAATGAAGCCGGTGACTTGGCCGATGCGCTGCCCAACGGTCAGCTGGCCGTCTTCCCCGACACCAATCATCCGTTCCAGTCCGCTCGCGAGCATCTTGTCCTGACCGTCATCAAGGATTTCCTGAATAGACTGGATTGA
- a CDS encoding T9SS type A sorting domain-containing protein, with translation MQSIPLCRIERLTFRNGLEMYPRDEIGGIAGSVSHLALKHAKFDSTYYGLARVQGTGELIELDSCLFVNNPVGCVSTEEHRVVARNSFFNGAGFTLVNCASNSQFERCRFSGATSAYHLLIDGEATVTQCDFSGNSPDVNAWLFLLNGSGLVAENIFHNGQFATFAVHVERDCAFPLSISGNIFSQLFDVTPIVIECLSPGLVPAMVDSNIFTAIVTPRAKAVQIQPDAQTLISGNRMIGLSPPDHATIFSACDSVVARRNIFIGNGLAYQAFSYNDARHNYWGDSTGPYNALHNPQGHGDNVSDSVVFNPWYPDTSFLVNAAAPQVELPTQFELRAYPNPFNSTARIELDVPAPFIGEITLTNLLGQTVRTIHRGPLYGRETFTLQAHDLASGLYFLYVRDVIKNTVAASTKLLLLK, from the coding sequence GTGCAGTCAATACCGCTTTGCCGCATTGAACGGCTCACCTTTCGCAATGGCCTGGAAATGTATCCGCGTGATGAAATCGGCGGAATAGCAGGGAGTGTTTCGCATTTGGCATTGAAGCATGCTAAATTTGATTCGACCTATTACGGCCTTGCCCGTGTACAGGGCACCGGCGAGTTGATTGAACTCGATTCCTGTCTGTTCGTGAACAACCCGGTGGGTTGTGTCAGTACCGAGGAGCACCGCGTTGTTGCGCGCAACTCCTTCTTTAACGGAGCAGGCTTCACGCTCGTGAATTGTGCTTCAAACAGCCAGTTCGAAAGATGCCGCTTCAGCGGAGCGACCTCGGCTTATCATCTGCTGATTGACGGAGAAGCCACGGTCACGCAGTGTGATTTCAGCGGAAACTCCCCTGACGTCAACGCATGGCTCTTCCTTCTGAACGGCAGCGGACTCGTAGCGGAAAACATTTTTCATAATGGTCAATTCGCAACATTTGCCGTTCATGTTGAACGCGACTGCGCTTTCCCATTATCAATTTCGGGCAATATCTTCAGTCAACTTTTTGATGTCACCCCTATCGTGATTGAGTGCCTTTCCCCTGGCTTGGTTCCAGCGATGGTTGATTCAAATATCTTCACCGCGATTGTAACACCGCGCGCCAAGGCAGTACAAATCCAACCCGACGCGCAAACGCTGATATCTGGGAACCGCATGATCGGACTCTCTCCACCCGACCACGCAACGATATTTTCCGCTTGCGACAGCGTGGTGGCGCGTCGAAACATCTTCATTGGCAACGGCCTGGCTTATCAGGCGTTTTCCTACAACGACGCCCGTCACAACTACTGGGGCGACTCCACAGGACCGTACAACGCGCTGCATAATCCACAGGGCCACGGCGATAACGTCTCCGATTCCGTCGTCTTCAACCCGTGGTATCCGGATACGTCGTTTCTGGTGAATGCCGCCGCGCCGCAAGTGGAGTTGCCGACACAGTTTGAGTTGCGCGCCTATCCCAATCCCTTCAACAGCACCGCGCGCATTGAACTCGATGTTCCGGCCCCCTTCATCGGTGAAATCACCTTGACAAACCTGCTCGGTCAAACCGTTCGCACCATCCATCGCGGACCGCTCTACGGAAGGGAGACGTTTACGCTTCAAGCACACGATCTCGCCTCCGGGCTGTATTTCCTGTACGTCCGCGACGTTATCAAAAACACCGTCGCCGCCTCGACCAAGTTGCTCCTGCTGAAATAG
- a CDS encoding mobile mystery protein A has protein sequence MNLRSIARSQKIEKLDLLRRLLSSQTRPKSGWITTVREALGMTTEQVARRANTTRAYVSNSERAERADEITFRRMQRMAEAINCDFVYFLVPRGEISKTIEAQAEKHARALLRKAGVHMSLEGQQLDNAQQEQEVRRLTQELIANPPRNFWSDPS, from the coding sequence ATGAACCTGCGCTCTATTGCAAGAAGCCAGAAGATCGAAAAACTGGATCTACTTCGCCGACTGCTTTCCTCACAGACTCGCCCTAAGTCCGGTTGGATCACGACCGTACGTGAGGCGTTAGGAATGACAACGGAGCAAGTCGCGCGTCGTGCCAATACTACCCGTGCGTACGTCTCAAACAGCGAACGCGCGGAACGGGCAGATGAGATTACTTTCAGAAGAATGCAGCGCATGGCCGAAGCGATTAACTGTGATTTTGTCTATTTTCTCGTTCCACGCGGCGAAATCAGCAAAACCATTGAGGCACAAGCCGAAAAACACGCACGCGCGTTATTAAGAAAAGCCGGCGTTCATATGTCCCTTGAGGGTCAGCAGTTAGATAATGCGCAGCAGGAACAAGAAGTCCGTCGGTTAACGCAGGAGTTGATTGCCAATCCACCTCGAAACTTCTGGAGTGACCCGTCATGA
- a CDS encoding mobile mystery protein B, protein MTFEYPKGATPLDPDDLNGLKHGHVTTRGELDQLEQANIVEGLRWLDRVRNPDILSGAFIRDLHRNMFGEVWEWAGRFRTRETNIGCPPYEIPVLLRQLLDDVKYWIENESYPKVEIALLFHFRLVKIHLFPNGNGRHARILADELLRKVLGGNPIDWSKGYDLQVMNPRRIEYLEAIYAAEKGDLGPLLRFAGVE, encoded by the coding sequence ATGACTTTTGAGTATCCCAAAGGCGCGACGCCGCTTGACCCGGATGATCTTAACGGACTAAAACACGGGCACGTCACAACGCGCGGCGAGCTTGATCAACTCGAGCAAGCGAACATTGTGGAAGGCCTTCGATGGCTTGACCGCGTGAGAAATCCCGATATTCTATCCGGAGCTTTCATTCGAGATTTGCACCGCAACATGTTTGGCGAAGTATGGGAATGGGCAGGGCGGTTCCGAACAAGGGAAACAAACATCGGTTGTCCTCCGTATGAGATTCCCGTTTTGCTTCGTCAATTACTTGATGACGTAAAGTACTGGATCGAAAATGAGTCCTATCCAAAAGTCGAAATCGCTTTGCTGTTCCATTTTCGCCTTGTCAAGATTCATTTGTTCCCCAACGGAAACGGACGACATGCACGGATATTAGCAGACGAGCTTCTGCGCAAAGTACTGGGCGGAAATCCTATTGATTGGTCAAAAGGCTACGACTTGCAGGTTATGAATCCCCGACGAATCGAGTATCTTGAAGCTATTTACGCCGCCGAAAAGGGAGATTTAGGACCACTTCTAAGATTTGCGGGAGTTGAGTAG
- a CDS encoding sigma-70 family RNA polymerase sigma factor — MSSVRETRIVAAVQTYGRRLLGFIRQRVRGEEAEDLLQDVWLQLSRAGDLDQIEELGAWLYTVARSKIIDNQRKRRALTMSELPQHGEDELTLEDLMFIETSTPEQETLNRLLWEEFRIAVNELPAEQRDVFIQNEIDGLTFDEIARRTGVNPKTLISRKRYAVQKLRARMELVRRDYLGA; from the coding sequence ATGAGCAGCGTGCGTGAAACGCGGATTGTAGCGGCCGTCCAAACCTATGGTCGGCGGCTCCTGGGTTTTATTCGTCAGCGGGTGCGCGGCGAGGAAGCCGAAGACCTGCTGCAGGATGTGTGGCTGCAGCTCAGTCGGGCGGGTGACCTCGATCAGATTGAAGAGCTGGGCGCGTGGTTATATACGGTGGCGCGCTCGAAGATCATTGACAATCAACGCAAACGGCGAGCCTTGACCATGAGCGAACTGCCACAGCACGGTGAGGATGAGCTGACGCTCGAAGACTTGATGTTCATTGAAACGAGCACGCCCGAGCAGGAGACGTTAAACCGCCTGTTATGGGAAGAGTTTCGGATCGCGGTCAACGAGCTGCCGGCCGAACAGCGCGACGTGTTCATTCAGAACGAAATAGACGGGCTGACCTTTGACGAGATTGCGCGCCGCACAGGTGTGAATCCCAAAACGCTGATTTCGCGCAAGCGCTACGCGGTACAGAAGCTGCGAGCGCGTATGGAACTTGTGCGCCGCGACTATCTTGGCGCATAA
- a CDS encoding T9SS type A sorting domain-containing protein — MYPFAILSLIFLSANLTLAVMHRVPADFTTIQSAILAATHGDTVLVAEGTYVENIDFRARNIVVASEFLLDGAIEHVPLTIIDGSQPEHADTGSVVRIIGGEDSTAALIGFTITGGTGTKFRDQSDNLFYVEGGGILIENSDPLIAYNYIRNNAATRRPQGAQSAGGGALRYGYCAPRIYNNVVVENEGRYGGGIVSFFADGDLRNNVIANNDGGQDYGGGGLWIGGAGHSTTLRNNTIVGNTSTLTGGGIRLYAGVLNAEGNIVWGNQSAAGFDQVGGVNTNLHFDYGCVSQDLTGVGNINAYPDFLEQNLRLAPTSPCIDAGNPDAAGNDPDETRNDLGCYGGPGATWFFPFSIPRIVLPDAVYQFIGDPRNATAAISNYGTATLVLDSLRFVDGSWFNILFFPEFVLPPVSGTDLIIASENGGGVTLYDTLLVYHNDPSVPNPWPLPIRDEGTPIHGEAPLPLDFALHPAFPNPFNPLTTISFDLPTDQFVSLTVSDLQGRKVADLLSERLAAGTHQFTWNAAGMASGTYFATLRAGKWSEHTKLVLLK, encoded by the coding sequence ATGTATCCGTTCGCTATCCTGTCTCTCATCTTCCTGTCAGCAAACCTGACCCTCGCGGTCATGCACCGCGTCCCCGCCGATTTCACGACCATCCAATCCGCGATTCTCGCCGCGACTCACGGCGACACCGTGCTCGTCGCTGAAGGCACCTATGTCGAGAACATAGACTTCCGCGCGCGCAATATCGTCGTTGCGAGTGAATTCCTGCTCGATGGCGCGATTGAACACGTTCCCCTGACGATTATTGACGGCAGCCAACCTGAACATGCCGACACAGGCTCCGTCGTGCGCATCATCGGCGGAGAAGATTCCACTGCTGCGTTAATCGGATTCACCATCACCGGCGGCACAGGTACCAAGTTCCGCGATCAATCCGACAACCTGTTCTACGTTGAAGGCGGCGGCATTCTCATCGAGAACTCCGATCCGCTCATCGCCTACAACTACATCCGTAATAACGCCGCCACGCGGCGGCCGCAAGGCGCGCAAAGCGCAGGCGGCGGCGCCCTGCGATATGGCTATTGCGCACCGCGAATCTACAACAACGTCGTAGTCGAAAACGAAGGCCGCTATGGCGGCGGCATCGTCAGCTTCTTTGCCGACGGAGACTTGCGCAACAACGTCATCGCCAACAATGACGGCGGACAGGATTACGGCGGCGGCGGTCTTTGGATCGGCGGCGCCGGACACAGCACAACGCTGCGCAACAACACTATCGTCGGCAATACCAGCACTCTCACCGGCGGCGGCATTCGCTTATACGCTGGCGTGCTGAATGCAGAGGGCAACATCGTCTGGGGCAATCAGTCCGCAGCGGGTTTCGATCAGGTCGGTGGCGTCAATACGAATTTGCATTTTGACTACGGCTGCGTGTCGCAAGACCTTACCGGCGTCGGCAATATCAACGCTTACCCCGATTTTCTCGAGCAGAACCTGCGCCTCGCGCCGACCTCACCTTGCATAGATGCGGGTAATCCGGACGCCGCCGGGAACGACCCCGACGAAACGCGCAACGATCTCGGCTGCTACGGTGGACCCGGCGCGACGTGGTTCTTTCCATTCAGCATACCGCGCATCGTGCTGCCCGACGCCGTCTATCAGTTCATCGGCGACCCGCGCAACGCCACGGCCGCCATTTCCAACTACGGCACCGCCACGTTGGTGCTCGATAGCTTGCGCTTCGTGGACGGATCGTGGTTCAATATCCTGTTCTTCCCCGAATTCGTGCTCCCACCGGTTTCTGGCACTGACCTAATCATTGCCTCCGAAAATGGCGGCGGCGTCACACTGTACGATACTTTGCTCGTCTATCACAATGACCCCAGCGTGCCGAATCCGTGGCCATTGCCCATCCGTGACGAAGGCACCCCGATCCATGGCGAAGCGCCGCTTCCCCTCGACTTTGCGCTCCACCCGGCTTTCCCGAATCCCTTCAATCCCCTCACGACCATTTCCTTCGACCTACCCACCGACCAATTCGTAAGCCTGACCGTTTCTGACCTTCAGGGCCGCAAAGTTGCCGACTTGCTCTCTGAGAGGTTGGCCGCAGGCACCCACCAATTCACGTGGAATGCCGCGGGTATGGCCAGTGGAACCTATTTCGCCACGCTGCGCGCCGGGAAGTGGAGTGAACACACTAAACTTGTGCTGCTAAAATAG
- a CDS encoding carboxymuconolactone decarboxylase family protein: MSLLADFEAYRAKMNARILAEDHQPVKRFFGVDTLTYQDGALDHRTKEMLGLVSSLVLRCDDCVKYHILECHKLGVTVKEFFDIFSVGLVVGGSIVIPHMRRAVEFLDELEQLKHTQTV; the protein is encoded by the coding sequence ATGAGCCTGCTCGCCGACTTCGAAGCCTATCGCGCCAAAATGAATGCGCGCATTCTGGCCGAAGATCATCAGCCCGTCAAGCGCTTCTTCGGCGTGGACACCCTGACCTACCAGGACGGCGCGCTGGATCATAGAACCAAAGAGATGCTCGGTCTCGTCTCATCGCTCGTCCTGCGCTGCGACGATTGCGTCAAATATCACATCCTTGAGTGTCACAAACTCGGCGTGACCGTCAAGGAATTCTTCGACATTTTCTCCGTCGGCCTCGTGGTGGGCGGATCCATCGTGATCCCCCACATGCGCCGCGCCGTCGAATTCTTGGATGAGTTAGAACAACTTAAGCACACGCAAACTGTGTAA
- a CDS encoding PLP-dependent transferase produces MEDSKLRDAIEKFYLRYGFSTRCLHAGEKVGQPKLKSHTNAIFATSTFTFDNAEEGADLFARRKSGYIYSRMGNPTVVVAEAKLNALEGRDLKLQDPDRCISSLLYSSGMGAIAALAFGLLRPGDVLLRGETLYGSTDDFFQTMLPKFGVQSVVVNTAKPVEMRQVIAAHPDARMLFFETPTNPLLELTDITETVNIVRAVNPKTVIAVDNTFATPYLQQPLSLGADVVMHSTTKYLSGHGALIGGSLTTSQDWIKEELFHTMKDTGACPSPFDTWLLNMGMKTLPLRMDRHCSNAQTMAEWMEKHPRIRKVFFPGLKSFPQYELAKRQMRLPGGMISFEIDGDYAAAARVLNNVHLHTLAVSLGCVDSLIQHPASMTHAMVSPEARAHAGITDNLIRLSVGIEEVEDLIADLDQALKAI; encoded by the coding sequence ATGGAAGATTCAAAACTTCGCGACGCTATTGAAAAATTCTACCTGCGCTACGGATTCTCGACTCGCTGTCTGCACGCCGGTGAAAAGGTCGGGCAGCCCAAGCTGAAAAGCCACACTAACGCCATCTTCGCCACCTCGACGTTTACCTTTGACAATGCCGAAGAAGGTGCCGACCTGTTCGCACGCCGCAAATCGGGTTACATCTATTCGCGCATGGGCAATCCCACCGTCGTCGTGGCCGAGGCCAAACTCAACGCGCTCGAAGGCCGCGATCTGAAATTGCAGGACCCCGATCGCTGCATCTCGTCGCTGCTCTATTCGTCCGGCATGGGCGCCATTGCCGCGCTGGCCTTCGGGCTGCTCCGCCCCGGCGACGTGCTGCTGCGCGGTGAAACGCTGTACGGCTCAACCGACGACTTCTTTCAAACCATGCTGCCAAAGTTCGGCGTACAGTCTGTCGTCGTCAATACCGCCAAGCCCGTCGAAATGCGCCAAGTCATCGCCGCCCATCCCGACGCGCGCATGCTGTTCTTCGAAACGCCGACCAATCCGCTGCTCGAATTGACCGACATCACCGAGACCGTCAACATCGTGCGCGCAGTCAATCCTAAAACCGTCATCGCCGTGGACAACACGTTCGCCACGCCGTACCTGCAGCAGCCGCTGTCGCTCGGCGCCGATGTCGTCATGCATAGCACGACGAAATATCTGTCGGGCCACGGCGCCCTGATTGGCGGTTCGCTCACCACCTCGCAGGATTGGATCAAGGAAGAGCTGTTCCACACCATGAAGGACACCGGCGCGTGTCCGTCACCATTTGACACGTGGCTGCTCAACATGGGCATGAAGACCCTGCCCTTGCGCATGGACCGCCATTGCAGCAACGCGCAGACCATGGCGGAGTGGATGGAAAAACACCCGCGCATTCGCAAAGTCTTTTTCCCCGGCTTGAAGAGCTTCCCGCAATATGAGTTGGCCAAGCGCCAGATGCGTCTCCCCGGCGGCATGATCTCGTTTGAGATTGACGGCGACTACGCCGCCGCCGCGCGTGTGCTCAACAACGTCCATCTGCACACGCTTGCCGTCAGCCTCGGCTGCGTGGATTCGTTGATTCAGCATCCGGCTTCGATGACGCACGCCATGGTATCGCCCGAAGCCCGCGCCCATGCCGGCATCACCGATAACCTGATTCGGCTCTCCGTCGGTATTGAAGAAGTTGAAGATTTGATCGCCGATCTCGATCAGGCTCTAAAAGCCATCTGA